TACAGCCTTTGCTGATGATACCTTCAGCTGTGATTGGTTTCATCTGTTCCTTTATTTACCCTTTCATCCATTTACTTTCTGTCATCTCCTTCATCCATTCATGATCATTCTGGTTGCTCCTACCTGACCTATGGAACCTTGGTTCTCTCAGTTTCTGCAACTGTAGGTGGTACCTCTCCTTACTTTTCCCTTCCATCGCAACCTGTTTCATCAATCTAATCATCAGCACTCCTCTAAATTTTCCAGTTTCTCTTGCAAAGTAGTTCACATTTAGCCTGTTTCATTTGCTCTTCTTTGGCCATTTATCAATCCAAGTGGGGCATTGATTTAGGGTTTCCAGGCTTCTCTAAGTTTAACACATGGTTATTTGAGGAGGATTCTTCAGTCTTCTGAATTTCAGGTGTTGGGTGGCATAACACCCCACTCTTTCTGTTCTTTCCATTTCCACATGGTCCTTTTCATATTGATCCATTCCTTCGTCCACTGAGGCATCTGTCACTCCCAGTCTAGGACATTATTGTGGTCCTTCCTGCTCTCACCTTACCTCTGTTTGCACTTCTGTCTCTGTGTTTCCCTGGTTCACTTCCTTTTGGTATATTTCTTCCTCCTTTTGACCTGCAGTTTTTATAGGTTGGATTATTTTGCCTTAACATTACCAGATCCTAGTATCACTCCTTCTCccttattctttattaatgtcaTGCTTTCCCTCCTACAGCCTATGTGAGTCTTGATGTTGAAGTCTCCTTTCTCCAATCTGCCTGTCCTACATTTCTAATTTTTCCCTTCCCATTGTTATATTGCTCACCTGTTTCTTCCTTTGCAACTTACCTTTTCCTGTAATCTTTCCCTGGTTAGTCCTACCTTCTTGTATTTCATGTTTGATTCAGGTATTTTATACCTCCTTGTCTCCTTCCTGACATGATCTCTTTCATGTTTCCTCACATCAACTACATCAACTTCCCTTCTACCTTGCCTCTCATTTTTGTCAGCCATTGGAGGAGATTCTATTATAGGAAACGTGGAAAACTTCACACAAGTTCATTTCTACTACCTACACCACATTGGTTTTTGCTGACTTCAATGCAGATGTGACAAGTAAGTCTTTATTAATGCTTTCTCTTCTTTCAAAGGCCCTTGCTTCAGTTTCACTTTGGATCCCACTGTCTGACAAGTGGTACCTGACCAAATGTTCTGTTTGTACTCAGATGGGGTAAACTTAAATGGCTAAAACCATTCACAGATATCCTTCCATGAGATCTTCACTAGGCTTTGTTCATTTCTGTATTTTCATGGTTGTGTATGCTCACCCTTAAAAATTGGGTGTTTCATAAGATCACTTGTATGCAAGTTCCTCAAGATACTTGTATCATAACACATCTTTCCCAGACTGCACTACCCATGGACAGCATGGATAAAGCAGAAGGGATGCTGCCCATCCCTTCCATTGCCTCAGTTGACTAAATCATTGTGGTATgcttttaaaaatactgtttcatGATCACCTATTGGGTGTTGCAGTCCATCCACACTCCCTAATGCACTTTTACTCCCTTTCTTCTAATGGAGTGCGGGAGTTCTTGCCACTTACCAGTACCAAGCAAGTTTGGAGAAgcaaaataatgaattaactgTGGCTGTTTCTTAGAAGTTTTGCATGTTGGAAAATTTATCATGGAGCTCAGTTTTGTGAAGGTATGAGTAGTTGTATTGCTCATATGTTATCTGCTGCAAGCTAGAATTACACGAGGAACAAGAAGCCTATTTTTTTGCATTAGTATTTTGTattgaaacatttttcacatttttttaaaaattggaaaTTCTGTTTACAGTCAGttacagtaaaatattcaaaaatataagcTAGTTGGTTATGATAAGtgatacttttctttatttaaatgtgAATAATATCTCCAAATGACTATTTTCAGGCATATGTTTAGACCATCTACACACTGTTTCGATtgatcattatttttatatttttacaagttatttcttctttgaaaataattacagacaactTTATTGcattaatgtatatattgtatatccCATTTATAACACTATCTTTTGTTCCTTTTGAGCCTCAATTTTAAGATGGAAGGAAGAAATTAAGTGTATTAACTTTTGTTTATCTAGTACCTACTTCACTATCTAAAGTCTGTTCAAGACTGGATAGCACCTGATATTCTTGCCAAACTACCCTTATTCAGGACATGTTGGTCTCTCCTGTGCGACTTCTATCACTTACCCTCCTGTCTTCGCTATAAACCACAGCATGTTGCTGTAGCTATCATTTACTTAGCATTAGAGTGTTATGGTGTCACTGTTTCGTACAACAACGATGCTGTACTGAGATGGCATGaggtaaatatgtttgttttttttaccacagTGTAACATTCTATGCATAAAACTGCATTAATGGGGTATGTGTTCATGTCTACAGACAGAGGCATACCACCAAActactgtaaaatataatttgaaccCAATATGATGTTCTTCACAAATAAAATCAGTGCAGACAAGAATGTAACTCACTttgatttcttcttttttttttttaattagaagcAGTGTAGGTAGGTGAGTAAAGTCTTAGTTATTGCTTAAAACATTTAATGGGGATCCTAAGATCCTTCATATGTGTCAGtggtacaaaataaatatcagtgtcaaaggaaaagaaaatattagttctgatatattttaattaaaacaccttttaaattaatgttttaatatattaacactGTGGGTAGAATGACTGAAAAGGGAGACATGATGTGAGTTTGGACCTATTTTCATGTTAGTCAATACACTTGCAGGTAACAATGTTGTGCATGGGTGCATAATTTTCCATAAAAGCaggaacaacaacagaaaacagtGTATCTCAAGGTTTTATcatgtaaaataaacatacttGAATATTTGGGAATAGGAccaaaatttcagtttttcagCAATTCAAAGGTTTGGTTGTTTGAGCTTGGACAGATATAAAGACACTTAAAATGATTTCAGacaattatattacattaatatatatatatatatattgtatatcccatttatatgtattttgttgctCTACCATACAGCAACAACAgcgtgaaagtaaaaataaattattaaattattataaaatatttgggaATTAAAGTAAGAAACTGCtaaaaaataattaccaaaaaCATTTGAATGTgtattaagaaaattttattgGTAGTATTTTGTTAGCAAGTAATTAAGATTAAATCATTGCTTTGGTTGTAAATGTTTAACGAAATACATAAGCAATTTGGTTCTATATCCTAAACATCTccatacaaatgaaaaaaaaaatgttttggtttataaaatgtataaattcattatttagaCTTTAGATAGTTTGGAAATTTTTGTTTTAGACATTCTGTGAAGATCTTGGCAAGGACCAGTTGTGGAAAATAATGGAAGACATCTTGTCTGTGTATGATGCAGAATTATTAGAGAATTAGagatcaaaacatttttatatatatatatatattaatgaaggTTGTTGTACTGCTTTAGTTCAAAATCTGTATTTGATTTACAAGATTAAATAAAaccttaattatttatttaccaagTACACAAATTTCAAGAAAGAAGTCTGTATGTTTTAACATCATTCCAATTCTGTGGGGTTTGTTGTATACTTATGCCTCTAAAGCTTTTGCTCATTACTAAACTCATCCAACAAACTGTGACACACCATacaaaatactgatataaatGTTACATCAATTTTTTTAGATGTCTTAGTTGTAAAATAACTGATGTGGTAGAAAAGGTATTAACCAAATCTacatcattttataaattatttcttcacttcaatttttaaaatataatcatcTCTAGCTCATGAAATAGTGTTGTACATGGATTTAAACTAGGTCCAAATGGCTCATTCCCTAGGGAATTGTTTCTGTTGGCCTTATTGTTATGGGATTGAACCTATTTAGAGAATGATACACAATACAACAATACTTACTCTGAGCTttcttaaaatatcttcaaaacaattaagattttattaaaaattataaatatttcattaaacaataaaaattattttaatttatttattttttgtactgtAGCTAATTATTTCCACTCACTGAATATTTGGAGTATCATAATCAAAGTACTgtgcaataaaatgtttaaaattaaaaatagaaaaaaaatgttcataccTCTAAAGTTTTCATCAGATAATCTTGGTCTTCTTCCAGTAATATTCTTAATTGTAAATTTTTACTTTCCTCTCCTGTCCTTTAGCCTTTGTCAGAATGTTGGGTCTTTCACCTACCTAAGCCTGATTAACTGAGGCAGTTtgactttataaaaattaacctatctaaaatgcatttgaaaacaaataatgtatcattAACTAAAGTATAAAAGTTAAATACAGCTTAACTGTCTGTTTAACATTTATAAGTGAGAAAATGCTGAAGTCCTAATGAGGACAGAAGCAGCAACAATGCTAATAGTGGTTTGACAAAATTTGTATGAAATTCTTTGcaccaatttcaaaataactattgAGAGATAGTATCTTAAAATGTCTTTCTATTAGTTATTAACATCTAACTATAATTGGCTGAGAAATCACAAACATGTAGAAAATGTGCATGGCATCTGTCAAGAGTTCCAAGAAACTTTTCTTTTCTCAAAATATGCCTTAAAGAtcttgaaacctggtttctagcattgttagTCCACAGACACACTGTTGTACCATGAGGAGCTTCTggttagtatttgtttgtgcatgGTGGTGCTGTAGCTAACAGAATGGGTATGGGTCAATAATTGACTAAAGTAGTAGTCTTTTCTGACATTTTATGTGTGTTATATACAAAGTTGCATCTACTATAGAGATATATTATACAGGTAGTTTCACCCATCTATCTCCATTGATTTAGAGTTCTGCAATTACAACCAAACAACTCGAAATATGTTGTAATTGTAGAACTCTGAATCAATGGAGATAGATGGGTGAAACTACCTGTATTATGTATCTCCATAGTAGATGCACCTTGTATATATCAcacataaaaaatgcaaaaatattaatcttaatCCATAATAGTCATTATTCTGACAAACTGTGGATCCACAGGTCCATAGTTTGATCTCATTACAATAACAGAATCATCCATTATACTTTTGGGCTATAAGttcattataagagtgatagcccaatagtattatttaattaaagtagcCAAAGAATAGGTGGTGGATGCTTTTTATGAACTGCCTTTAccaattcaaaattaagaatggctaacATGGATAATCCTAGTTTAGCTTTGCAAGAATACTCAAAACAAGCAATGGTGTGAGAA
This sequence is a window from Tachypleus tridentatus isolate NWPU-2018 chromosome 5, ASM421037v1, whole genome shotgun sequence. Protein-coding genes within it:
- the LOC143250479 gene encoding cyclin-Q-like isoform X1, coding for MKFQVSVDHPHRYLLHYLKSVQDWIAPDILAKLPLFRTCWSLLCDFYHLPSCLRYKPQHVAVAIIYLALECYGVTVSYNNDAVLRWHETFCEDLGKDQLWKIMEDILSVYDAELLEN